A segment of the Leptospira barantonii genome:
TTCCATAAAAGGTACAACTCTTTCCTCTTTTAAAAAACCGTCCACTCCCGTGAGAATAACAAGAAGATCCGCGCCTACGATCAAACTTACGAGTGCGGAAAGCATATCGTTGTCGCCGAACTTCACTTCCTCGGTGGCGACCGAATCGTTTTCGTTCACGACGGGAAGAATTCCCCATTCCAAAAGTTGAGTGAACGTGTTCTTTAGATTTTTATAACCTTCTTTGGATTCGAGATCCAAAACGCCGAAAAGAATCTGAGCGATGCTTAGGTTCACCTTGGAAAAGAAACTATCATAGAGATTGACGAGTCTGTTCTGACCCATCGCGGCTAACGCTTGTTTTTCGGAAAGGGAATCTCCCGAGGAAATCGAAGAGGGGAGTTCGCTTAACAAAAGTCTTCCTCTTGCGATCGCGCCCGACGAAACGAGAATCACTTTTTTGCCGAGATCGTGGAGATGGCGTACGTCGCTTACCAATTGAAACAGAAAATCGTTCACTTCCGATTCGGGACCGGATAAACGCGCGGAACCGATCTTGATGACGATCATTTCCGCCGAACGGATCTTATCGGAAAGGGAAGAACGCGTTAAAACGGATGAGTTCATTCTCGATCCTCGGAATTTCGGGAAGAATCGCCTAACGTGTCTTGATGTTCGGAATGTTCGGATTCATTCTCCGTATGAGAGGCAGATTTAGATTCTTTTACCGGATTCAAAACCTTTTCGATTTCGTCTTTGAAAAAGGTTTCATCCATGTTGACTAAAAGTTCTTCTAAGTTCGTTTCCATCGCCGCGGAGATTGCAATGACCTTGCCGAGATGGGAAACCTTTTCGATCACATCCTTCGTAAAGTCGGGATCGTCCCAAATGTCGATCTTATTCAACACGATCAGATAGGGTCTGTTTAAAAGTTCGGGATTGTAAGT
Coding sequences within it:
- the proB gene encoding glutamate 5-kinase — translated: MNSSVLTRSSLSDKIRSAEMIVIKIGSARLSGPESEVNDFLFQLVSDVRHLHDLGKKVILVSSGAIARGRLLLSELPSSISSGDSLSEKQALAAMGQNRLVNLYDSFFSKVNLSIAQILFGVLDLESKEGYKNLKNTFTQLLEWGILPVVNENDSVATEEVKFGDNDMLSALVSLIVGADLLVILTGVDGFLKEERVVPFMERISKEDLNLAGGPSGPGTGGMFTKLKSAGLLSEAGVPTAILNGKKMHVIRDFMDKNEVGTLIAPSGNRIFSEEDVKEIIRKNRNANGNGGNHT